One Campylobacter concisus DNA window includes the following coding sequences:
- the rsmH gene encoding 16S rRNA (cytosine(1402)-N(4))-methyltransferase RsmH produces MQSPHISVLLDEVLSFFKDLRGNFIDCTLGYAGHSSAILSQNENLNLIACDRDSEAINFSLKELEPFGSRVKIYKSNFSELISKLSSDEISNVRGILADIGVSSLQIDKDDRGFGLGSSALDMRMDKERGFSAYDVVNDYSFDELVRIFRDYGELKNAAGIANKIINARNLGEITSAKELANIIGTAQIKGRGVSPAILAFQAIRIEVNGELDELTNLLDSIEKGGFKDCLVAIITFHSLEDRIVKERFKKWANSCICPPGIYRCECGNNHELGEILTKKPLTASQSELAQNSRSKSAKLRVFKIKG; encoded by the coding sequence TTGCAAAGTCCGCATATTAGCGTTTTACTTGACGAAGTTTTATCATTTTTTAAAGACCTGCGTGGAAATTTTATAGATTGCACGCTTGGATATGCCGGACATTCTAGTGCTATTTTGTCTCAAAATGAAAATTTAAATTTGATCGCTTGCGATAGAGATAGTGAAGCTATAAATTTCTCGCTCAAAGAACTTGAGCCATTTGGCAGCAGAGTGAAAATTTATAAGAGCAATTTCTCTGAGCTTATTAGCAAACTTAGCAGCGATGAAATTTCAAATGTTAGAGGGATTTTAGCTGACATCGGCGTTAGCTCTTTACAGATAGATAAAGATGATAGAGGTTTTGGCCTTGGCTCAAGTGCGCTTGATATGCGCATGGATAAAGAGCGAGGATTTAGCGCCTATGACGTGGTAAATGATTACTCGTTTGATGAGTTAGTTAGGATTTTTAGGGATTACGGCGAGCTAAAAAATGCCGCTGGGATCGCAAATAAGATAATAAATGCTAGAAATTTAGGCGAGATAACAAGCGCAAAAGAGCTTGCAAATATAATAGGCACAGCCCAGATAAAAGGGCGCGGTGTTAGCCCTGCAATCCTTGCTTTTCAGGCGATCAGGATAGAGGTAAATGGCGAGCTAGACGAGCTAACAAATTTGCTTGATAGTATAGAAAAGGGCGGTTTTAAAGATTGCTTGGTGGCGATCATAACATTTCACTCGCTTGAAGATAGGATCGTAAAAGAGCGCTTCAAAAAGTGGGCAAACAGCTGTATCTGCCCGCCTGGCATCTACCGATGTGAGTGCGGAAATAACCACGAACTGGGCGAAATTTTAACCAAAAAACCACTAACAGCAAGCCAAAGTGAGCTAGCGCAAAACTCACGAAGCAAGAGCGCAAAACTGCGTGTTTTTAAGATAAAGGGATAA
- a CDS encoding SH3 domain-containing protein produces MKKSIFLALSVALFLGCSQTTKPEPNKQQNALPDENVYKPNERISLLEFEVKQDASSLPQNMQSASFAQDEILKRRFKVFTLRGVKFNPNDAFWAFNVYKPSEKRKYFGSNFRQIPQSWFDAQKDNANFAGFLQISAYALTSANTAVRNFPTDEPIFLNPQTPGEGYPFDYLQESTLSIAHPLFVSHLSKDRAWAFVSDDAVWGWVKVEDIKFISDEEALAYQKSSFVTIKTDKMPVYDKGGNFLFYSRVGAILPVLAQDDKNYYGKIYVRNILREFVLPKSFSALFPLKFNDSNLKTILSSLLTQPYGWGGVDKLRDCSLFTKDLLASFGVWLPRNSRAQANMGEKINLKGLSNAAKSKEIKEKGVPYLTLVHLPGHIMLYAGYKGDDIYVVHDAWGLKTANNGRALIGATAITTLNIGQNRSDIQSANLLISKVDSINVMRPEQGMLDKARKISALQRAYGVKIEENLVKFSDGTSLVYDDFKQKDEECSTGADIEDMNALDYAAFSPLSTALSDAGRCRNYELLGKIYGSSESAVKANLVDVIWLKDFLNLPLKFNSKNGAAAALQEVSNELNEMVKSDPNLLEYLKEPGGTFKWRIIAGTNRLSAHSYGIAIDINVKKSHYWQWSKGYENLIPEKIVRVFEKHKFIWGGRWKHFDTMHFEYRPEMFE; encoded by the coding sequence TTGAAAAAAAGTATATTTTTAGCACTTAGTGTTGCTTTGTTTTTGGGTTGTTCGCAGACAACAAAACCAGAGCCAAACAAGCAGCAAAATGCCCTGCCAGACGAAAATGTCTATAAGCCAAATGAGCGCATCAGCTTGCTTGAATTTGAAGTAAAACAAGACGCCTCGTCGCTACCTCAAAATATGCAAAGTGCGAGTTTTGCTCAAGATGAAATTTTAAAAAGAAGGTTTAAGGTTTTTACCCTTAGAGGCGTGAAATTTAACCCAAACGACGCTTTTTGGGCGTTTAATGTATATAAACCAAGCGAGAAGAGAAAGTATTTTGGCTCAAATTTTAGGCAGATACCGCAAAGCTGGTTTGACGCACAAAAGGACAATGCAAATTTCGCTGGCTTTTTGCAAATTTCAGCTTACGCTCTAACTTCGGCAAACACAGCTGTAAGAAATTTCCCAACCGACGAGCCGATATTTTTAAACCCACAAACTCCAGGAGAGGGCTATCCGTTTGACTATCTGCAAGAATCAACCCTAAGCATCGCTCATCCGCTTTTTGTATCGCACCTCTCAAAAGATAGGGCGTGGGCGTTTGTGAGTGATGATGCGGTTTGGGGCTGGGTGAAGGTTGAAGATATCAAATTTATAAGCGATGAAGAGGCGCTTGCCTATCAAAAATCAAGCTTTGTCACGATAAAAACCGACAAGATGCCAGTTTATGACAAGGGCGGAAACTTCTTGTTTTACTCACGTGTCGGCGCGATACTGCCAGTTTTGGCGCAAGATGACAAAAACTACTACGGCAAAATTTATGTAAGAAATATACTTAGGGAGTTTGTCCTCCCAAAGTCTTTTAGCGCCCTTTTTCCACTTAAATTTAACGATTCAAATTTAAAAACTATTCTTAGCTCGCTTCTTACTCAGCCTTATGGCTGGGGTGGGGTGGATAAGCTAAGAGACTGCTCGCTTTTTACAAAAGACTTGCTAGCAAGCTTTGGCGTGTGGTTACCTAGGAACTCAAGGGCGCAGGCAAATATGGGAGAAAAGATCAATCTAAAAGGTCTTAGCAACGCTGCAAAGAGCAAAGAGATAAAAGAAAAGGGCGTGCCATATCTCACGCTCGTGCATCTGCCAGGTCACATCATGCTCTACGCTGGATACAAGGGCGATGATATCTACGTGGTGCATGATGCTTGGGGGCTAAAGACCGCAAATAACGGTAGAGCGCTAATCGGAGCGACCGCGATAACTACGCTAAACATCGGACAAAACAGAAGCGACATACAAAGTGCAAATTTGCTAATTTCTAAGGTTGATTCTATAAATGTGATGAGACCTGAGCAAGGGATGCTAGATAAGGCTAGAAAGATCTCGGCTTTGCAGCGAGCTTACGGCGTAAAGATAGAAGAAAATTTGGTTAAATTTAGTGATGGCACGAGTTTAGTCTATGATGATTTTAAACAAAAAGATGAAGAGTGCAGCACCGGCGCTGATATAGAGGATATGAACGCGCTTGATTACGCTGCGTTTTCACCACTTAGCACGGCACTAAGTGATGCTGGCAGATGCAGAAACTACGAGCTTCTAGGCAAAATTTATGGCTCAAGCGAGAGTGCTGTAAAAGCAAATTTGGTTGATGTCATCTGGCTAAAGGATTTTTTAAATTTGCCTTTAAAATTTAACTCTAAAAATGGCGCTGCAGCTGCCTTGCAAGAAGTTAGCAACGAGCTAAACGAGATGGTAAAGAGCGATCCAAATTTACTTGAGTATCTAAAAGAGCCAGGCGGGACATTTAAGTGGCGCATCATCGCTGGCACAAACCGCCTAAGCGCGCACAGCTACGGCATTGCGATCGATATAAATGTAAAAAAGAGCCACTACTGGCAGTGGAGCAAGGGCTATGAGAACTTGATCCCTGAAAAGATCGTGCGAGTATTTGAAAAGCATAAATTTATCTGGGGTGGACGCTGGAAGCACTTTGATACGATGCATTTTGAGTATCGCCCAGAGATGTTTGAGTAG
- a CDS encoding FUSC family protein produces MEIIKKFKSFIRYYDPANFQLIYSLKAATTIAFNCFLCFYFFHLSGAIMAVNITMGIFFLGELECKDRSKFAFLLLYIALSCAFMPFVGPFISLGVWLSLIVFVWIFVVGISQIYSSNLNKILLAVNATGLVAFVTKAAVGLNVPDSIGGLILAGVLSIIIKFENFGKYGKFTKKSIGFLLDSAILSSKALGTSHFYASIADLMSSIDKSKEIFANKSLKIKDVKLVRNQAKALFYFYKVEEIALLLRTLGASFERIEDRALLIEVKNEIAYNLFELKKIFKNQTPNLKFEALNLAKNSNFKIFASSLSVLYDKFLLIKEGGEDKLSFNNTKKITLKEAFKKLNLKNEILKESLRLAICMSIAIFIAQAMHINHGIWIAIAVMSLNKSDEDALKNAGRDSLLGGVIGFFIALVFVKFMGESYAFYMVVFIGMFLVYYLKSYKQIVFATAFMFEFTAIFSLIKRDFLALMVDRLLDVAAGFLIVFLTYLLTKKNDYTAIKNSLSSVLIGFRNLVQISLNESNKDAFSTDEKGVLGSLNELNYAIKVSKNLDDDNMKNAKFIASKLDDINSDLVKLRNYLNLDELKEKNALQNDIKIISDRFLMLDKKIKKLPYYFISEIEAKLLCKDENVKKLILRVALKQNEIYSALSF; encoded by the coding sequence ATGGAAATAATTAAGAAATTTAAAAGCTTTATCCGCTACTACGACCCTGCAAATTTCCAGCTCATCTACTCGCTAAAAGCTGCCACAACCATCGCTTTTAACTGCTTTTTGTGCTTTTACTTCTTTCATCTAAGTGGCGCCATCATGGCTGTAAATATCACGATGGGTATCTTCTTTCTTGGCGAGCTTGAGTGCAAGGATAGGAGCAAATTTGCATTTTTGCTGCTTTACATCGCGCTTTCTTGCGCTTTTATGCCCTTTGTTGGTCCATTTATCAGCCTTGGCGTTTGGCTCTCGCTTATCGTATTTGTCTGGATATTTGTGGTGGGCATTAGCCAAATTTATAGCTCAAATTTAAACAAAATTTTACTCGCTGTAAATGCAACAGGGCTAGTTGCCTTTGTGACAAAGGCCGCAGTTGGGCTAAATGTGCCTGATAGTATCGGCGGACTTATCTTGGCTGGCGTGCTAAGCATCATCATAAAATTTGAAAATTTTGGAAAATACGGCAAATTTACTAAAAAAAGCATCGGCTTTTTACTAGACAGCGCCATCTTATCGAGCAAGGCGCTTGGCACGAGCCATTTTTACGCAAGTATTGCAGATTTGATGAGCTCGATTGATAAATCAAAAGAAATTTTTGCAAACAAAAGCCTAAAGATAAAAGATGTTAAGCTAGTTAGAAATCAAGCCAAAGCGCTATTTTATTTTTATAAAGTTGAAGAGATCGCTCTTTTGCTTCGAACATTGGGCGCTTCGTTTGAAAGGATCGAGGACAGAGCGCTTTTAATCGAGGTAAAAAATGAGATCGCTTACAACCTTTTTGAGCTTAAAAAAATTTTCAAAAATCAAACTCCAAATCTAAAATTTGAGGCGCTAAATTTAGCTAAAAACTCAAATTTTAAAATTTTTGCAAGCTCACTAAGTGTGCTATATGATAAATTTTTGCTTATAAAAGAGGGCGGCGAGGACAAACTCTCGTTTAACAACACAAAAAAGATCACGCTAAAAGAGGCGTTTAAAAAGCTAAATTTAAAAAATGAAATATTAAAAGAGTCTTTAAGGCTTGCCATTTGCATGTCGATAGCCATTTTTATAGCGCAGGCGATGCATATAAATCATGGAATTTGGATCGCAATTGCCGTGATGAGCCTAAACAAAAGCGATGAAGATGCTTTAAAAAATGCAGGCAGAGATAGCCTTCTTGGCGGAGTTATCGGCTTTTTTATCGCGCTTGTTTTTGTGAAATTTATGGGTGAATCATACGCATTTTACATGGTTGTCTTTATCGGTATGTTTTTGGTTTATTATCTAAAATCATACAAACAAATCGTCTTTGCAACGGCTTTTATGTTTGAATTTACAGCTATTTTTTCGCTTATAAAAAGAGATTTTTTAGCCCTTATGGTCGATAGACTGCTTGATGTGGCAGCTGGCTTTTTGATAGTTTTTCTTACATATCTGCTAACTAAGAAAAATGACTATACAGCTATAAAAAATAGCTTAAGCAGTGTTTTGATAGGTTTTAGAAATTTAGTGCAAATTTCTCTAAATGAGTCAAACAAAGATGCTTTTAGCACGGATGAAAAAGGGGTTTTAGGCTCGCTAAATGAGCTAAACTACGCTATAAAAGTTAGTAAAAATTTAGACGATGATAATATGAAAAATGCAAAATTTATAGCTAGCAAGCTTGATGATATAAATAGCGATCTGGTTAAGCTTAGAAATTATCTGAATTTAGATGAGTTAAAAGAGAAAAACGCCTTGCAAAATGATATAAAAATCATCTCAGATAGGTTTTTGATGTTAGATAAAAAGATCAAAAAACTTCCATATTATTTCATAAGTGAGATAGAAGCGAAGCTGCTTTGCAAAGATGAAAACGTTAAAAAGCTAATTTTACGAGTTGCTTTAAAACAAAATGAAATTTACTCAGCGCTCTCTTTTTGA
- a CDS encoding class II aldolase and adducin N-terminal domain-containing protein: MDLLHSTNEIKKISLSMFRKNFFGVFHGSISARVEKNQFIINKQSAIFDDLQDSDLTLLSSKKDYRWNDASLDADIHLNIYKNINEAKFVCYAMPPYVTAYAMKHEKIAPKDYFGCMRFNEILVYDPKQFDDWYERAETEIYRAMIEKNTNVVVIKGYGVYAYSRSPQLLAKDIALLENSCKLLHFTGDYSDFSI, from the coding sequence ATGGACTTATTGCACTCAACAAATGAGATAAAAAAGATATCTCTTTCGATGTTTAGAAAGAATTTTTTTGGTGTTTTTCATGGTTCTATCTCAGCAAGGGTAGAAAAAAATCAATTTATCATCAACAAGCAAAGTGCCATTTTTGACGACTTGCAAGATAGTGATCTAACGCTTCTTTCATCAAAAAAAGACTACCGATGGAATGATGCAAGCTTGGATGCTGATATACACTTAAATATCTACAAAAACATAAATGAAGCAAAATTTGTCTGCTACGCCATGCCTCCATACGTGACAGCTTATGCAATGAAACATGAAAAGATCGCACCAAAAGACTATTTTGGATGCATGAGATTTAATGAAATTTTAGTCTATGATCCAAAGCAGTTTGACGACTGGTATGAGCGTGCTGAGACAGAAATTTATAGAGCAATGATAGAAAAAAACACTAATGTCGTCGTGATCAAAGGATACGGCGTTTACGCGTATAGCAGGAGCCCTCAGCTACTTGCAAAAGATATAGCTTTGTTAGAAAATAGCTGCAAACTGCTTCATTTTACTGGTGATTACAGCGATTTTAGCATTTAA
- a CDS encoding D-amino acid aminotransferase, producing the protein MADKALETVFLNGEFLPKDEAKVSAFDRGFIFGDGIYEVVPVINSKMVDKEGFWARFERSLNEIDISLPYEKNKFEAILNEMIAKNALKEGGIYMQVTRGVAFRNFYFMENLTPSVFIFCYESEILNNPAAKTGIKVVSVEDIRWKRRDIKSISLLAQCYAKNEAHKKGADEGFMVENGFVTEGCSSSAFIIKDKTLITKPLSNEILPGIRRMRLLRIAKDIGLKIEERKFSMDEVYAADEVFISAATLILLPVIYADGKAINGAKVGEISSKLREIYASELLKEAGL; encoded by the coding sequence ATGGCAGATAAAGCTTTAGAAACGGTCTTTTTAAATGGCGAGTTTTTGCCAAAAGATGAGGCAAAAGTTAGTGCATTTGATAGGGGATTTATATTTGGCGATGGAATTTATGAAGTGGTGCCTGTGATAAATTCAAAAATGGTCGATAAAGAGGGCTTTTGGGCGAGGTTTGAGAGAAGCTTAAACGAGATAGATATAAGCCTGCCTTACGAAAAAAATAAATTTGAAGCGATCTTAAATGAGATGATCGCCAAAAACGCCTTAAAAGAGGGTGGAATTTACATGCAAGTGACAAGAGGCGTGGCGTTTAGAAATTTTTACTTTATGGAAAATTTAACCCCAAGCGTATTTATCTTTTGCTATGAGAGTGAAATTTTAAACAACCCAGCCGCAAAAACTGGCATAAAAGTGGTAAGCGTCGAGGACATCAGGTGGAAGAGGCGCGATATAAAGTCGATCTCGCTTCTGGCTCAGTGCTACGCTAAAAATGAGGCTCACAAAAAGGGCGCAGACGAGGGCTTTATGGTCGAAAACGGCTTTGTCACAGAGGGCTGTAGCTCGAGCGCTTTTATCATCAAGGATAAAACCCTCATCACCAAGCCACTTTCAAATGAAATTTTGCCAGGGATCCGCCGTATGAGGCTTTTAAGGATCGCTAAAGATATCGGACTAAAGATAGAGGAGCGTAAATTTAGCATGGACGAGGTTTACGCGGCTGATGAAGTCTTTATCTCGGCTGCTACGCTCATACTTTTGCCAGTCATCTATGCTGATGGCAAGGCGATAAACGGCGCAAAAGTTGGCGAAATTTCAAGCAAACTTCGTGAAATTTATGCTAGTGAGCTTTTAAAAGAAGCTGGGCTTTGA
- a CDS encoding DUF523 domain-containing protein, with protein sequence MREKVLISACLAGINCKFNGENNLLGRGVLDEISKRYHLLFVCPEVFGGLSTPREPAEMKGGFVVTKTAKDVSENFKFGAEICLKIAKLNGCKKAILKARSPSCGSGQIYDGSFSKKLIFGDGIAAKLLKENGILVFSEDEIGRLDV encoded by the coding sequence TTGAGAGAAAAGGTCTTAATAAGCGCTTGTCTTGCTGGCATAAACTGCAAATTTAACGGCGAAAATAACCTTTTGGGTAGAGGCGTTTTAGATGAAATTTCAAAGAGATATCATCTGCTTTTCGTCTGTCCAGAGGTCTTTGGCGGACTTAGCACGCCAAGAGAGCCAGCTGAGATGAAAGGTGGCTTCGTTGTCACAAAAACCGCTAAAGATGTGAGCGAAAATTTTAAATTTGGGGCTGAAATTTGCCTAAAGATAGCTAAGCTAAATGGCTGCAAAAAGGCTATTTTAAAAGCTAGAAGTCCAAGCTGCGGGAGCGGGCAAATTTATGATGGAAGCTTTAGTAAAAAGCTAATCTTTGGCGACGGCATAGCGGCAAAACTGCTAAAAGAAAATGGTATTTTAGTCTTTAGCGAAGATGAGATAGGGCGGCTTGATGTTTGA
- a CDS encoding ATP-dependent DNA helicase, giving the protein MKDQILEILSRSNVFLTGGGGVGKSYLTASIIRHYKENFKNVVILGSTGISAVSLGGVSLHSFFKFGYCKDYEELRRLDYRQKDKLSKLRNMLDACDLLVIDEISMVSSNVMEMIRYRLLTSKFKGRVLIVGDFYQLPPVQKEQSESKLFNFLYAFNSSAWEDMKFTNVELLLSKRTNDLKFYEILSRLRVGELDDEMMAYIESLRVGAIEPDSETSVLFGRNAEAEMLNQKRLLALNAPLEISNSDVLVMDENLDKKEFEKWANTLNISRNLEMKIGAKIIFTSNKWGEYYNGEQGKIMQILKENGAISSVIVQKDSGEICEIEKCAYNFCALNLNEDEIEENVQASLYQFPFKLAYALTIHKSQGMSINSLICNINHIFAKGQLYVALSRAVNPKNLKLFYDKKNDFRQHLRKVVKIDDEVKKFYQENVFLHIKESL; this is encoded by the coding sequence ATGAAAGATCAAATTTTAGAAATTTTATCTCGCTCAAATGTCTTTTTAACAGGCGGTGGCGGTGTTGGCAAGAGCTATCTAACCGCCTCCATCATCAGACACTACAAAGAAAATTTCAAAAACGTCGTCATCCTTGGCTCAACTGGCATAAGTGCTGTTAGCCTTGGGGGCGTGAGCTTGCATAGCTTTTTTAAATTTGGCTACTGCAAGGACTATGAGGAGCTAAGACGGCTTGACTACCGCCAAAAAGATAAGCTAAGCAAACTACGAAATATGCTAGATGCTTGCGATCTGCTTGTAATTGATGAAATTTCGATGGTTAGCTCAAATGTTATGGAGATGATAAGATACCGCTTGCTTACGTCTAAATTTAAGGGCAGGGTGCTTATAGTGGGCGACTTTTATCAGTTGCCACCCGTGCAAAAAGAGCAAAGTGAGAGCAAACTTTTTAACTTTTTATACGCCTTTAACTCCAGCGCGTGGGAGGATATGAAATTTACAAATGTTGAGCTTTTGCTCTCAAAACGCACAAATGATCTTAAATTTTATGAAATTCTCTCTCGTCTTAGAGTTGGTGAGCTAGATGATGAGATGATGGCTTATATCGAGAGCTTGCGAGTGGGAGCTATCGAGCCAGATAGCGAGACTAGCGTGCTTTTTGGTAGAAACGCCGAGGCTGAGATGCTAAATCAAAAGAGACTTCTTGCGCTTAACGCACCGCTTGAAATTTCAAACTCGGATGTGCTTGTTATGGATGAAAATTTAGACAAAAAAGAGTTTGAAAAGTGGGCAAACACGCTAAATATCTCGCGAAATTTGGAGATGAAGATAGGTGCAAAAATCATCTTTACTTCAAATAAATGGGGCGAGTACTATAACGGCGAGCAGGGCAAGATCATGCAAATTTTAAAAGAAAATGGCGCCATTTCAAGCGTGATCGTGCAAAAAGATAGCGGCGAGATATGCGAGATAGAAAAGTGCGCTTATAACTTTTGCGCGCTAAATTTAAACGAAGACGAGATCGAGGAGAACGTGCAGGCTTCGCTTTATCAGTTTCCATTTAAACTTGCCTATGCGCTAACTATCCACAAGTCTCAAGGCATGAGCATAAATTCGCTCATTTGCAACATTAACCACATCTTTGCTAAAGGACAGCTCTACGTCGCACTTTCTCGCGCGGTAAATCCTAAAAATTTAAAACTTTTTTATGATAAGAAAAATGATTTTAGGCAGCATTTAAGAAAAGTGGTTAAAATTGACGACGAAGTTAAGAAATTTTACCAAGAAAACGTATTTTTGCATATTAAGGAGAGTTTATGA
- a CDS encoding chemotaxis protein methyltransferase yields MFERLKDNVMVEVIFKYIILLLLFACVVGLFASGVLFLKGEMSENSLNLHIFFGFSLVVLTIIHSYVKKKKLKKLSLEFKNILKHKPVQMDCNTTRFLNALNDVKVGELSKKFGSDIAEILRSNDIKVKDQNETMKQICKNNDEKMFYIFVLIVEAIFKDKEEI; encoded by the coding sequence ATGTTTGAGAGGCTAAAAGATAATGTCATGGTCGAGGTGATCTTTAAATACATCATCTTACTGCTACTTTTTGCCTGCGTGGTTGGACTTTTTGCAAGCGGCGTGCTCTTTTTAAAGGGAGAGATGAGCGAAAATTCGCTAAATTTGCACATTTTCTTTGGCTTTAGCTTGGTTGTTTTAACTATCATTCACAGCTACGTCAAGAAGAAAAAACTAAAAAAGCTAAGCCTTGAGTTTAAAAATATCTTAAAGCACAAGCCAGTTCAGATGGACTGCAACACGACAAGGTTTTTAAACGCGCTAAATGATGTCAAAGTGGGCGAGCTTTCAAAGAAATTTGGCTCAGACATTGCAGAAATTTTAAGATCAAACGATATAAAGGTCAAGGATCAAAACGAGACGATGAAGCAAATTTGCAAAAACAACGATGAAAAGATGTTTTATATCTTTGTTTTGATCGTAGAGGCTATATTTAAGGATAAGGAAGAAATTTGA
- the lolA gene encoding LolA-like outer membrane lipoprotein chaperone, which produces MRKFLVASLVAVCSFGAGLNFKSLQSDFTQTVFSEGKSVNYKGRFYAKSDNTALWIYESPTPKRIYFDKDKVVVIEDELEQAIISRLDDTPNLTQVLAHAEQIQPTLYKAIYDGVEYFITIKNTLPTTIDYKDKLSNKIKITLSNPVKDALIPKETLTPVIPQGYDIVNQ; this is translated from the coding sequence ATGAGAAAATTTTTAGTTGCATCTCTTGTCGCAGTTTGCTCATTTGGCGCTGGCTTAAATTTTAAAAGCCTGCAAAGTGACTTTACTCAAACTGTCTTTAGCGAAGGCAAGAGTGTAAATTATAAGGGTAGATTTTACGCTAAAAGCGACAACACTGCGCTTTGGATATATGAAAGTCCAACGCCAAAGAGAATTTACTTTGATAAAGACAAAGTGGTCGTGATCGAGGATGAGCTCGAGCAAGCCATCATCTCAAGACTAGATGATACACCAAATTTGACGCAGGTCTTAGCTCACGCAGAGCAAATTCAGCCGACACTTTATAAGGCGATATATGACGGGGTTGAGTACTTTATAACGATCAAAAACACGCTTCCAACGACGATTGATTATAAAGACAAACTATCAAATAAGATAAAAATCACTCTAAGCAACCCCGTAAAAGACGCGCTCATCCCAAAAGAGACGCTAACTCCAGTCATCCCACAAGGTTACGACATCGTAAATCAATAA
- a CDS encoding peptidylprolyl isomerase: MLSWMQKHKKYLVVTIWVSTIAFVGAGFVGWGAYDLNSNRATSVAKVGHRNISVQELQQKYDRLYQYYNNVFEGKLTQEKAEELGLENAALQAAIQENLLLNFADDIGLSVNKDDVLKYIIVDPTFQKDGVFDKNLYYDVLRRARINPTDFEDNLKLTILLDKLRTILNLPASKEDIAMMEASFFMQDKLAVQVVNADQNEIKVDEKELKDLWEINKNNYMTKTLYGIDTYFVESEKSDANESVLKSYYNENQDKYKGSDDKIKPFNEVKAEVNKDYNIEQSKTNALEKYVAVKKAELATNGFISVNEDNATFSLDEIKGAKVGEVIKPFIYKDGYLIARVKSITPPQPMSFEQARANVLEIYKSKKEKEILTAKAKETLQNFKGTDVGFVSREVNGSIAGLNESDTRAFVSQLFDTNNTKGYVILDDKAVVYDILEQRLLTNNINNNYKQITQQNVAMLKNNELIKDLTNKLLKYYEVKEYVKR; the protein is encoded by the coding sequence ATGTTATCTTGGATGCAAAAACATAAAAAATACCTAGTCGTGACAATTTGGGTAAGCACGATAGCTTTTGTCGGTGCTGGTTTTGTCGGCTGGGGCGCATACGATCTAAACAGCAACAGAGCTACTTCAGTAGCCAAAGTAGGACATAGAAATATAAGCGTTCAAGAGTTGCAACAAAAATACGATAGGTTATATCAGTACTATAACAATGTGTTTGAAGGCAAATTAACTCAAGAGAAAGCTGAAGAGTTAGGTTTAGAAAATGCTGCACTTCAAGCTGCTATTCAAGAAAATTTACTACTAAATTTTGCAGACGACATCGGTCTTAGCGTAAATAAAGATGATGTTTTGAAATATATAATCGTCGATCCAACATTTCAAAAAGACGGCGTTTTTGACAAAAATTTATACTACGATGTGCTAAGAAGAGCCAGGATAAATCCAACTGATTTTGAAGACAATCTAAAACTAACCATCTTGCTAGATAAACTTAGAACTATTTTAAATCTACCTGCTAGCAAAGAAGATATCGCCATGATGGAAGCTAGCTTTTTCATGCAAGATAAATTAGCTGTGCAAGTAGTAAATGCTGATCAAAACGAGATCAAAGTAGATGAGAAAGAGCTAAAAGATCTTTGGGAGATAAATAAAAATAACTATATGACAAAGACACTTTATGGCATAGATACATACTTTGTCGAGTCAGAAAAAAGCGACGCAAACGAAAGCGTTTTAAAATCTTACTATAACGAGAACCAAGATAAATACAAGGGTTCTGATGACAAGATAAAACCTTTTAATGAAGTAAAGGCTGAAGTTAATAAAGACTACAACATAGAGCAAAGTAAAACTAACGCTTTAGAAAAGTATGTTGCTGTTAAAAAAGCTGAGCTTGCAACTAATGGTTTTATAAGTGTAAATGAAGACAACGCTACTTTTTCACTTGATGAGATAAAGGGCGCAAAAGTTGGCGAAGTGATAAAACCATTTATCTATAAAGATGGCTATTTGATAGCTAGAGTAAAAAGTATAACTCCTCCACAACCTATGAGCTTTGAACAAGCAAGAGCTAATGTGCTTGAAATTTATAAAAGTAAAAAAGAAAAAGAAATTTTAACAGCAAAAGCAAAAGAGACTCTACAAAACTTCAAAGGCACAGATGTTGGCTTTGTTAGTAGAGAGGTAAATGGCTCTATTGCGGGCTTAAATGAGAGCGATACAAGAGCTTTTGTATCTCAACTTTTTGACACTAACAACACAAAAGGTTATGTTATATTAGATGACAAAGCCGTAGTGTACGATATTTTGGAACAAAGATTGCTTACTAACAATATAAATAACAACTATAAGCAAATAACACAACAAAATGTTGCAATGCTTAAAAACAACGAGTTGATAAAAGATTTAACAAACAAGCTTCTAAAATATTATGAAGTTAAAGAATATGTCAAAAGGTAA